In one Rutidosis leptorrhynchoides isolate AG116_Rl617_1_P2 chromosome 8, CSIRO_AGI_Rlap_v1, whole genome shotgun sequence genomic region, the following are encoded:
- the LOC139862913 gene encoding Golgi SNAP receptor complex member 1-2-like isoform X1 produces MDQESGWEELRKEARKIEGDLDVKLSSYAKLGARVIQGGYADPETPTMGSNRSWKSMEMEIQSLLEKLLDVNDSMSRCAASAAAATSITQKLARHRDILHEFSQEFRRIKGNISAMTEHAELLSSVRDDISEYKASGSMSPKMQILRERAAIHGSIAHMDDVINQAQTTRATLGSQRAMFGDVQGKVKQLSDKFPIVRGLIGSIRRKKSRDTLILSAVIAACTLFLIIYWLSK; encoded by the exons ATGGATCAGGAATCGGGTTGGGAAGAACTGAGGAAAGAAGCTCGTAAGATCGAAGGAGATCTTGACGTTAAACTATCTTCTTATGCTAAACTTGGAGCTCGTGTTATTCAAGGAG GTTATGCAGATCCTGAGACGCCAACAATGGGGTCGAATCGTTCATGGAAGTCAATGGAGATGGAGATACAGTCATTACTTGAGAAGTTGTTAGATGTTAATGATTCTATGAGTCGTTGTGCTGCGTCAGCTGCTGCTGCTACTTCGATTACTCAAAAGCTCGCGAGACATAGGGACATACTTCACGAGTTTAGTCAG GAATTCAGACGAATCAAAGGAAACATTAGTGCAATGACGGAGCATGCTGAGCTCCTAAGTTCTGTAAGAGATGATATCAGTGAATATAAG GCATCTGGGAGCATGTCGCCAAAAATGCAGATACTAAGGGAACGAGCTGCTATCCATGGAAGCATAGCACAC ATGGATGATGTAATAAATCAGGCTCAGACAACAAGAGCAACATTGGGTTCTCAAAGGGCCATGTTTGGTGATGTTCAAGGGAAGGTTAAACAACTAAGCGACAAGTTCCCTATCGTTCGTGGCCTAATTG GTTCTATAAGAAGGAAGAAATCAAGGGATACTCTCATCCTATCGGCTGTCATTGCGGCTTGTACGTTGTTTCTCATTATATACTGGCTTTCAAAGTGA
- the LOC139862913 gene encoding Golgi SNAP receptor complex member 1-2-like isoform X2 — protein sequence MDQESGWEELRKEARKIEGDLDVKLSSYAKLGARVIQGDPETPTMGSNRSWKSMEMEIQSLLEKLLDVNDSMSRCAASAAAATSITQKLARHRDILHEFSQEFRRIKGNISAMTEHAELLSSVRDDISEYKASGSMSPKMQILRERAAIHGSIAHMDDVINQAQTTRATLGSQRAMFGDVQGKVKQLSDKFPIVRGLIGSIRRKKSRDTLILSAVIAACTLFLIIYWLSK from the exons ATGGATCAGGAATCGGGTTGGGAAGAACTGAGGAAAGAAGCTCGTAAGATCGAAGGAGATCTTGACGTTAAACTATCTTCTTATGCTAAACTTGGAGCTCGTGTTATTCAAGGAG ATCCTGAGACGCCAACAATGGGGTCGAATCGTTCATGGAAGTCAATGGAGATGGAGATACAGTCATTACTTGAGAAGTTGTTAGATGTTAATGATTCTATGAGTCGTTGTGCTGCGTCAGCTGCTGCTGCTACTTCGATTACTCAAAAGCTCGCGAGACATAGGGACATACTTCACGAGTTTAGTCAG GAATTCAGACGAATCAAAGGAAACATTAGTGCAATGACGGAGCATGCTGAGCTCCTAAGTTCTGTAAGAGATGATATCAGTGAATATAAG GCATCTGGGAGCATGTCGCCAAAAATGCAGATACTAAGGGAACGAGCTGCTATCCATGGAAGCATAGCACAC ATGGATGATGTAATAAATCAGGCTCAGACAACAAGAGCAACATTGGGTTCTCAAAGGGCCATGTTTGGTGATGTTCAAGGGAAGGTTAAACAACTAAGCGACAAGTTCCCTATCGTTCGTGGCCTAATTG GTTCTATAAGAAGGAAGAAATCAAGGGATACTCTCATCCTATCGGCTGTCATTGCGGCTTGTACGTTGTTTCTCATTATATACTGGCTTTCAAAGTGA